Proteins co-encoded in one Leptospira levettii genomic window:
- a CDS encoding STAS domain-containing protein — MEPKQTIQNTKEGMEIQWHGYLTVPFIKEWLIYTNQWETQKGKKIILHLNGIERIDSSGIQFLVFLKKRCQTNQQILSLTNHSLPVLKVLDLLGLVSFFGDRIKVKKEHSNEVEFRYGTRKVS; from the coding sequence ATGGAACCAAAACAAACCATTCAAAATACGAAAGAAGGTATGGAGATCCAATGGCATGGATACCTGACTGTACCTTTCATTAAAGAATGGTTAATATATACAAACCAATGGGAGACCCAAAAAGGGAAAAAGATCATTTTACATTTGAATGGAATTGAAAGAATCGATTCTTCAGGCATTCAATTTTTGGTGTTTTTAAAAAAACGATGCCAGACTAACCAACAAATTTTGTCGTTAACAAACCACTCCTTACCAGTGTTAAAGGTATTGGATTTACTTGGTTTGGTTTCATTTTTTGGCGATCGTATCAAAGTGAAAAAAGAACATTCAAATGAAGTCGAATTTCGTTATGGAACAAGGAAAGTATCCTAA
- the ispH gene encoding 4-hydroxy-3-methylbut-2-enyl diphosphate reductase has translation MLETVYLANPRGFCAGVKYAISYVEQAFEENSGKPLYVRKEIVHNQRVVEEMKKKGIQFISELSEVPDGATVVFSAHGVSPEVVKEATDRKMKIGDATCPLVTRVHKKARNIKDSHQIIYIGHRGHDEAIGTMGEAMMFLVESPEDVESLKGKITSDKPLTYLMQTTLSVADTKNIVKKIEEVFPFVEHPQKDDICYATTERQDAVQKMLESVDAMLVIGAENSSNSVRLCQLAKKTRPSSFQISKKEDVNPNYIIKEGIKTLGITAGASSPQVLVDEIVEEILKHFPNAKVSLYPESREDTMSFKLPKELLKQF, from the coding sequence GTGTTAGAAACGGTTTATTTAGCAAACCCACGAGGTTTTTGTGCAGGTGTCAAATATGCGATTTCTTATGTGGAACAGGCTTTTGAAGAAAATTCAGGTAAACCTCTTTATGTGAGAAAAGAAATCGTCCACAACCAAAGAGTCGTGGAAGAGATGAAAAAAAAAGGAATCCAATTCATTAGTGAACTCAGCGAAGTTCCTGATGGTGCAACGGTGGTTTTCTCCGCCCACGGTGTTTCCCCCGAAGTGGTAAAAGAAGCCACTGATCGAAAAATGAAAATTGGAGATGCCACCTGTCCACTTGTCACAAGGGTTCATAAAAAAGCACGAAACATCAAAGACAGCCACCAAATCATTTATATCGGGCACAGAGGACATGACGAAGCCATTGGCACCATGGGAGAGGCAATGATGTTCCTTGTGGAATCTCCAGAAGACGTGGAAAGTTTAAAAGGAAAAATAACTTCAGACAAACCACTAACCTATTTGATGCAAACCACACTTTCGGTAGCGGATACCAAAAATATTGTCAAAAAAATTGAAGAAGTTTTTCCATTTGTGGAACATCCGCAAAAAGATGATATTTGTTATGCGACAACGGAAAGGCAAGATGCAGTACAAAAAATGTTGGAGTCCGTCGATGCCATGTTAGTTATCGGTGCTGAAAACTCATCGAACTCAGTTCGACTTTGCCAATTGGCCAAAAAAACTAGACCATCAAGTTTCCAAATTTCGAAAAAAGAAGATGTAAATCCAAATTACATTATCAAAGAGGGAATCAAAACTTTAGGGATCACTGCTGGCGCATCAAGCCCACAAGTATTGGTTGATGAAATTGTAGAAGAAATACTCAAACATTTTCCCAATGCAAAAGTATCTCTATACCCAGAAAGTCGTGAAGATACAATGAGTTTCAAACTACCAAAGGAACTCTTAAAACAATTTTAA
- a CDS encoding response regulator, which produces MVEPIYTTYTSVSKTEHQRRPKEPILIIEDKKENQVLLEGICKRVGVAYEVAENGKIALEMAKNRSYSLYLVDLMMPVMDGKTFIAEQRKFDPRSVFMVQTAIDQTEEIIEIMKMGVYDYLIKPLHVEIVADRLEKALEYVYLKRMESVLIDEESKELKSQLEWLNYKESHRKTNEVNSELNSILNLKTTLMQGSGLGAMTTIIDSIEKMKTVENGNYIIPKDFWDLLSENQEHNKTMLKGLDMAVETIQSHIQLSKITSDELLRILPEIVKEFQKETEAKEIKINLPVVKQTVKLEVNLDAIRTIIHEIFTNGLKYSKPKSNFDIFVTFVDGYFCLSAKNNLIEDDYAKQLTVSEKKLVEPFYRIHPPVESFHHKEKFSLGLGLTMVDFLLHKHNGMFFIRNAIDHTTETKASCVIAEIFLPIQS; this is translated from the coding sequence ATGGTGGAACCAATCTATACGACATATACTTCTGTTTCCAAAACAGAACACCAACGTAGGCCGAAAGAACCTATCCTTATCATTGAAGATAAAAAAGAAAATCAGGTTCTCTTAGAAGGGATCTGTAAACGCGTTGGTGTAGCTTACGAGGTGGCTGAAAACGGTAAAATTGCCTTGGAAATGGCAAAAAATAGGTCGTATAGCCTCTATTTGGTGGATTTGATGATGCCCGTGATGGATGGGAAAACATTCATCGCCGAACAACGAAAATTCGATCCGAGATCGGTTTTTATGGTACAAACTGCCATCGACCAAACAGAAGAAATCATCGAAATCATGAAAATGGGAGTTTATGATTACCTAATCAAACCTCTCCATGTAGAAATTGTCGCCGATCGTCTGGAAAAAGCATTAGAATACGTCTACTTAAAACGGATGGAATCTGTTCTCATTGATGAAGAATCTAAAGAATTAAAAAGCCAATTAGAATGGCTCAATTATAAAGAGTCTCATCGCAAAACCAATGAAGTGAATTCGGAACTAAATTCAATTTTGAATTTAAAAACCACTTTAATGCAAGGTTCTGGTCTTGGTGCGATGACAACCATTATTGATTCAATCGAAAAGATGAAAACGGTTGAAAATGGAAACTATATCATTCCAAAAGATTTTTGGGATTTACTTTCTGAAAACCAAGAACATAACAAAACAATGTTGAAAGGCCTAGATATGGCCGTGGAAACGATCCAATCCCATATACAATTATCTAAAATCACAAGTGACGAGTTGTTACGGATCCTTCCTGAGATTGTAAAAGAATTCCAAAAGGAAACCGAAGCCAAAGAAATCAAAATCAACCTTCCCGTTGTAAAACAAACAGTAAAATTAGAAGTCAATTTGGATGCGATACGAACCATCATCCATGAAATATTTACGAATGGATTAAAGTATTCCAAACCCAAGTCCAATTTTGATATTTTTGTAACTTTCGTTGATGGTTACTTTTGTTTATCCGCTAAAAACAATTTAATCGAAGATGATTATGCAAAACAACTCACAGTCTCAGAAAAAAAATTAGTAGAACCATTTTACAGAATCCATCCACCCGTTGAATCATTCCACCACAAAGAAAAATTTAGCCTGGGTCTAGGACTGACTATGGTTGATTTTTTATTACATAAACACAATGGAATGTTTTTTATCCGAAATGCAATTGATCACACGACCGAAACAAAAGCATCTTGTGTGATCGCAGAAATTTTTCTCCCGATCCAATCTTAA
- a CDS encoding response regulator, with protein MNRKILIIDDSAVFRKIISVHLKNANFDLIEAGDGLEGLKQLESNPVDLIVSDMNMPNMDGISFIKKVKENAKFKFTPIIMLTTESQPEKKQQGIDAGAKAWLTKPFSPEELLDTITKLLP; from the coding sequence ATGAATAGAAAAATCTTAATTATTGATGACTCAGCAGTGTTTCGCAAGATCATCTCTGTCCACTTAAAGAATGCCAATTTTGATCTCATTGAAGCTGGGGATGGACTAGAAGGCCTAAAACAATTAGAATCAAATCCTGTCGATTTAATTGTATCTGATATGAATATGCCAAACATGGATGGGATTTCTTTTATCAAAAAAGTAAAAGAAAATGCAAAGTTTAAATTCACCCCCATCATTATGTTAACAACTGAATCACAACCAGAAAAAAAACAACAAGGTATCGATGCTGGTGCAAAGGCATGGTTAACCAAACCTTTTTCCCCTGAAGAATTGTTAGATACCATTACAAAATTATTACCTTAA
- a CDS encoding chemotaxis protein CheA, whose translation MDLSEVIDAYLVESDELLREMESILLRTESSLPNDEDLNAIFRAVHTIKGTAGMFGYETTVSFTHVVENLLDELRSHLIPFQPILTELLLKAKDHLSFLVSEETKGKIKNEKITFGQSILDEMKPFLQSSSGAPETNRENKENQIGNQEESNTNELKKSGTNPGVGKKITETTSYLISFRPNQNVFSQGLDPISFIGYLKKIGTILSLKTIDQFLPDPIEFDPENCYLGFEINFSSKENLETVQNVFNFIEADCFLHIYPPGFSVEDLVDLSNQLPEEEIYLGNVWKEIQILDDNLFLTYLEEIKSRKTGIPSLSSLVSQTNQKEESESIAKNQNADQIKDSHKSSTIKVDSKRIDNLINRVGELVVSCANMNQLIGDSDDSNLQESSLIVMRLLNEVREISLKLRMVPIGESFQKYSRIVRDLGKELKKDIRLITEGDETELDRNIVEKLSDPLTHLVRNACDHGLELPEERKKNEKDHQGTVKLTAYHEAGNVIIEVSDDGNGISKEKVWNKGIEKGIVFGEMPDSDEEVYKLLFHPGFSTASQITNVSGRGVGLDVVYKNIESLRGSISIKSIPNQGSRFILRLPLTLAIIEGFLVAVGKSHFIIPMEMVLECLHFSDDHKTDSNQFFALRGNLIPFLRLRDYYPCDVDSEQPRENIVIVRNGDKKAGIVVEKLLGEYQTVIKPMGSVFRHVKGVSGSSILGDGNVALIIDVPSLFERTITVENQKFYSHRG comes from the coding sequence ATGGACTTATCCGAAGTCATAGATGCCTATTTAGTTGAATCCGATGAACTCTTACGAGAGATGGAATCAATTTTACTCCGAACAGAATCTTCATTACCAAATGATGAAGACCTCAATGCCATCTTTAGAGCAGTGCATACCATCAAAGGAACTGCGGGTATGTTTGGGTATGAAACCACTGTTTCGTTTACACATGTTGTGGAAAATTTATTGGATGAACTTCGTTCCCATCTCATTCCATTCCAACCAATCCTCACGGAATTATTACTCAAAGCAAAAGACCATTTATCCTTTTTAGTTTCAGAAGAAACAAAGGGTAAAATCAAAAATGAAAAAATAACGTTTGGCCAATCTATTTTGGATGAGATGAAACCCTTCCTTCAGTCGTCGTCAGGAGCACCCGAAACGAATCGAGAAAACAAGGAAAACCAAATAGGGAATCAGGAAGAATCCAATACAAATGAACTCAAGAAAAGCGGAACAAATCCTGGTGTAGGAAAAAAAATAACAGAAACGACAAGTTACCTGATTTCCTTCAGACCCAATCAAAATGTATTTTCCCAAGGTCTTGATCCCATTTCGTTTATTGGATACTTAAAAAAGATTGGTACCATCCTCTCCCTGAAAACCATTGATCAATTTTTACCTGATCCGATCGAATTTGATCCTGAAAATTGTTATTTAGGATTTGAAATCAATTTTAGTTCAAAAGAAAATTTGGAAACAGTTCAAAATGTTTTTAACTTCATTGAAGCAGATTGTTTTTTGCACATTTACCCTCCTGGGTTTTCCGTTGAGGATTTGGTAGATTTATCAAACCAACTCCCAGAAGAAGAAATTTATTTAGGCAATGTTTGGAAAGAAATCCAAATCCTCGACGACAATCTTTTCCTAACCTATCTTGAAGAGATCAAATCAAGAAAAACAGGTATCCCTTCTCTCTCTTCACTGGTATCCCAAACAAATCAGAAAGAGGAATCGGAATCAATCGCAAAGAATCAAAATGCAGACCAAATCAAAGATTCTCACAAATCTTCCACGATCAAAGTAGATTCAAAACGAATTGATAATTTAATCAATCGAGTTGGAGAACTAGTGGTGTCTTGTGCCAATATGAACCAACTCATTGGTGACTCAGACGATTCGAATTTGCAAGAATCCTCTCTCATTGTGATGAGATTACTAAACGAAGTCAGGGAAATTTCCTTAAAACTCAGAATGGTTCCCATTGGAGAAAGTTTTCAAAAGTATTCTCGAATCGTACGTGACTTAGGAAAAGAACTGAAAAAAGACATTCGTCTCATAACAGAAGGAGACGAAACAGAACTTGATCGTAATATCGTAGAAAAATTAAGTGATCCCCTCACCCATTTGGTACGCAATGCATGTGATCATGGATTAGAGTTACCAGAGGAACGAAAAAAGAATGAGAAGGATCACCAAGGAACTGTTAAACTCACTGCCTATCATGAAGCAGGAAATGTGATCATAGAAGTTTCAGATGATGGAAACGGAATCTCTAAAGAAAAAGTTTGGAATAAAGGCATTGAAAAAGGCATTGTTTTTGGTGAAATGCCAGACTCTGATGAAGAAGTATACAAACTCCTATTCCACCCAGGATTTTCAACTGCATCTCAAATCACCAATGTATCAGGCCGAGGTGTTGGTCTTGATGTAGTTTATAAAAATATAGAATCATTACGCGGATCCATTTCTATTAAATCAATCCCAAACCAAGGTAGCAGATTTATTTTGAGGTTACCTCTTACTCTTGCCATCATTGAAGGATTTTTGGTAGCAGTGGGTAAAAGTCATTTTATCATTCCGATGGAAATGGTTTTGGAGTGTTTACACTTTTCAGATGACCACAAAACAGATTCAAATCAATTTTTTGCCTTACGAGGTAATTTAATTCCCTTCCTTCGACTGAGAGACTATTATCCATGTGATGTTGATTCAGAACAACCAAGGGAAAATATCGTAATCGTTCGAAACGGAGATAAAAAAGCAGGCATCGTTGTCGAAAAATTATTAGGCGAATACCAAACAGTGATTAAACCGATGGGATCTGTTTTTCGCCATGTAAAAGGTGTCAGTGGATCAAGTATCCTTGGCGATGGAAATGTTGCACTCATCATAGATGTTCCTTCCCTATTCGAAAGAACAATCACAGTAGAAAATCAGAAATTTTATAGTCACAGAGGTTAA
- a CDS encoding sensor histidine kinase, producing MIQDPLSLFKASLEGNDWGTAIIQINLKEKNYAILLKNSNFAQFEEEFDVPNFLKNKIAHKDFNTEIVYKTDGKVLETSFGHFDYPSGSKDFQYTKFFIRDITIKQKQEEEIAWRLRFELGVASSIQILIQKPSIRESLPQALYQLLYFTEMDSIFFLKNIGTDESQKFEIWVNERKSTEYPLLPKKFETLDWKKEGINRWLHKLKNGKIIYLKKEKALPKEQWYFEESKAESILFIPVKFENKFLGIMGFQKYVPNFVIQHENLLIYQTVSRWMGLFVQRDSDLTELNRYKSTLESLILERTLDLSRTKEELERAYKAKTEFLAHVSHELRTPLNSIIGFSKLIQLPEGDVTGKEYLHYIYSGGTRLLKMINEILSLMKIESGQINILYSEFKPEEICRQSLELIQPQANAKGMEIRFFPPIQSKTIRSDSGKIQQILLNLLSNAIKYADHSYVEFHCEWSDFGVNFSVRDFGPGISQEDQKRIFHSFTRLNDDGKIEGTGLGLSISQGLAEKLGGSITLHSTPGEGSTFILNIPENIK from the coding sequence ATGATCCAAGATCCCTTGTCATTATTTAAAGCCTCTTTGGAGGGAAATGATTGGGGAACAGCCATTATACAAATTAATTTAAAAGAAAAGAATTATGCAATTTTATTAAAAAACTCCAACTTCGCACAATTTGAAGAAGAGTTTGACGTACCCAATTTTTTAAAAAACAAAATCGCACATAAAGATTTTAATACGGAAATCGTTTACAAAACAGATGGAAAAGTATTAGAGACATCCTTTGGGCATTTTGATTATCCATCTGGTTCCAAAGATTTCCAATACACAAAGTTTTTTATACGTGATATCACAATCAAACAAAAACAAGAAGAGGAAATCGCATGGCGGCTTCGGTTTGAACTAGGAGTTGCTTCCTCCATCCAAATTCTCATTCAAAAACCATCCATCCGTGAAAGTTTACCCCAAGCCCTTTACCAACTTTTATATTTCACGGAGATGGATTCGATTTTCTTTTTAAAAAATATTGGAACGGATGAATCACAAAAATTTGAAATTTGGGTGAATGAACGAAAGTCCACCGAATACCCGTTACTTCCAAAAAAATTCGAAACATTAGATTGGAAAAAAGAAGGGATAAACCGATGGCTCCATAAATTAAAAAATGGAAAGATCATTTACCTAAAAAAAGAAAAAGCATTACCAAAAGAACAATGGTATTTTGAAGAATCAAAAGCAGAGTCGATTTTATTCATTCCGGTAAAATTCGAAAACAAATTCCTCGGCATTATGGGATTCCAAAAATATGTTCCCAATTTTGTGATTCAACATGAAAATTTACTCATTTACCAAACTGTGAGTCGGTGGATGGGATTATTTGTACAAAGAGATTCCGATTTAACGGAACTCAATCGTTACAAGTCTACATTGGAATCTTTAATCTTAGAAAGAACTTTGGATTTATCCAGAACCAAAGAAGAATTAGAACGTGCCTACAAAGCAAAAACAGAATTTTTAGCCCATGTCAGCCATGAACTTCGTACCCCTCTGAATTCCATCATAGGATTTTCGAAACTGATCCAGTTGCCCGAAGGAGATGTGACAGGGAAAGAATACCTGCATTACATATACTCAGGTGGAACGAGACTTCTAAAGATGATCAATGAAATTCTCAGTTTGATGAAAATTGAATCTGGTCAAATCAACATTTTGTATTCTGAATTCAAACCCGAAGAAATCTGCAGACAAAGTTTAGAATTAATCCAACCACAGGCAAATGCCAAAGGAATGGAAATCCGTTTTTTCCCTCCTATCCAATCGAAAACGATTCGTTCCGATAGCGGAAAAATCCAACAAATCCTCTTAAATTTACTTTCGAATGCGATCAAGTATGCTGACCATTCTTATGTCGAATTCCATTGTGAATGGTCCGATTTTGGGGTGAATTTTTCTGTTCGCGATTTTGGACCAGGAATTTCACAAGAAGACCAAAAAAGGATCTTTCATAGTTTCACAAGACTCAATGACGATGGAAAAATCGAAGGAACAGGACTTGGTCTTTCCATTTCCCAAGGACTAGCTGAAAAATTAGGAGGGAGTATCACTCTCCATTCAACTCCAGGTGAAGGTTCCACTTTTATACTCAATATACCCGAAAATATTAAATAA
- a CDS encoding flagellin codes for MIINHNVSAIFAHRTLKSNDANLSKDIEKLSSGMRINKAGDDASGLAVSEKMRTQIAGLRRAEQNTEDGMSLIQTAEGYLQETHEIVQRVRVLAVQAANGIYSEEDRQQIQVEVSQLVDEIDRIASQAEFNKMKLLTGAFARLNPTASMWFHIGANMHQRERVYIETMNTAALGLRNPTVLTFISLSTAGKANSVIGLCDDALRVISKQRADLGAYYNRMEHAAKGLMNAYENTQASESRIRDTDMAEQMTSFTRYQILTQAATSMLAQANMKSQSVMRLLQ; via the coding sequence ATGATTATCAACCACAACGTAAGTGCGATCTTTGCACACAGAACTTTGAAGTCTAACGACGCGAACCTGAGCAAAGATATCGAAAAGTTGTCTTCTGGTATGCGTATTAACAAAGCCGGAGATGACGCATCTGGACTTGCAGTGTCTGAGAAAATGAGAACTCAGATTGCTGGTCTTCGACGTGCAGAACAGAATACTGAAGATGGTATGTCCCTCATTCAAACGGCGGAAGGATATCTTCAAGAAACACACGAAATCGTTCAACGTGTTCGTGTACTCGCGGTGCAAGCTGCGAACGGTATCTACTCGGAAGAAGATAGACAACAGATCCAAGTCGAGGTTTCACAGCTAGTGGACGAGATCGATCGTATTGCTTCTCAAGCAGAATTCAACAAAATGAAACTGCTTACAGGAGCTTTTGCTCGTCTCAACCCAACTGCTAGTATGTGGTTCCATATTGGAGCTAACATGCACCAAAGAGAGCGCGTGTACATTGAAACAATGAACACTGCGGCATTGGGATTAAGAAACCCTACGGTTCTTACTTTCATCTCTCTTTCGACTGCAGGTAAAGCAAACTCCGTAATCGGACTTTGTGATGATGCCCTAAGAGTGATCTCTAAACAAAGAGCTGACCTTGGTGCTTATTACAACCGTATGGAGCATGCTGCGAAAGGACTTATGAATGCTTATGAAAACACACAAGCTTCTGAGTCTCGTATCCGTGATACTGACATGGCTGAACAAATGACCAGCTTCACGAGATACCAAATCTTAACTCAGGCTGCTACATCAATGCTTGCGCAAGCAAACATGAAGTCTCAGTCAGTGATGAGATTGCTCCAGTAA